In Toxoplasma gondii ME49 chromosome X, whole genome shotgun sequence, a single genomic region encodes these proteins:
- a CDS encoding hypothetical protein (encoded by transcript TGME49_227310~Signal peptide predicted by SignalP 2.0 HMM (probability 0.922) with cleavage site probability 0.894 at residue 31), which produces MAARRVGGIGRRCFLTLHCSACSFFFQTSDAIKLILTQQHHILRKKGETRFLSGASGDAVHLESVGASNEAQGNRPSSSSSPSSSGGTRDKGVSRRVVAAAASSAASKFSLLPLADASLLLKRRGALVLRSLHGDPLVGSRRQRGEFAPQAPTAEMAKMLNKSCVPCPRCKREGRWEEGKK; this is translated from the coding sequence ATGGCAGCACGTCGAGTCGGCGGCATCGGGAGGCGGTGCTTCCTGACGCTCCACTGTTCGGCTtgctcgttcttctttcagACAAGCGACGCCATTAAACTCATCCTCACCCAGCAGCATCACATCCTCCGCAAAAAGGGGGAGACTCGCTTCCTTTCGGGCGCCTCCGGAGACGCTGTGCACCTGGAAAGTGTCGGGGCATCTAACGAAGCCCAAGGAAaccgtccttcttcctcttcgtctccctcttcttctggaggAACTAGGGATAAGGGTGTCTCGCGCCGGGTCGTCGCTGCCGCAGCTTCTTCGGCTGCTTCCaagttctctctcctgcctcttgCAGACGCGAGTTTGCTGCTCAAACGCAGGGGCGCCCTCGTCCTCCGTTCGCTGCACGGAGACCCGCTTGTGGggtcgcggagacagaggggcgAGTTCGCGCCGCAGGCCCCGACGGCGGAGATGGCCAAGATGCTCAACAAGAGCTGCGTTCCTTGCCCCCGTTGCAAACGCGAAGGACGAtgggaggaaggaaaaaagtga